From a single Paenibacillus sp. FSL R5-0345 genomic region:
- the ligD gene encoding non-homologous end-joining DNA ligase — translation MPAAIKGTITVDGQEITITNPEKLLWPDCGITKRIYLEKLAALSPYLLRYCRDRLLTVIRYPHGVSGMSFYQKNAPDPLPAFVQTAVHENINYIKLQGLAELIWLGNLAALEFHPSLHYVGSELPCEWMIDLDPSREVEPRIMEATAIVGTVLTSLGLSSVPKTSGATGVQIIVPIEIGVTFDGLRKIGHFVGRYVTEKHPNLFTLERLKKNRGDKIYFDYLQHYSGKTLAAPYTPRARPLATVSTPLLWEEVRQNVSPTDFHLLNIEERLQRMGDLLEKVPPQPVQQLIAKLP, via the coding sequence ATGCCAGCAGCCATCAAAGGCACAATTACCGTAGACGGCCAAGAGATAACCATCACCAACCCAGAGAAGCTGCTATGGCCGGATTGCGGAATTACAAAACGGATCTATCTGGAAAAGCTCGCCGCCCTCTCTCCCTACCTGCTGCGCTATTGCCGCGATCGGCTGCTTACTGTCATTCGTTATCCGCACGGTGTCTCGGGAATGTCCTTTTATCAGAAAAATGCCCCTGATCCTCTGCCGGCCTTTGTCCAGACCGCTGTTCACGAGAATATTAATTATATCAAGCTGCAAGGTTTAGCTGAGCTGATCTGGCTGGGTAATCTGGCTGCTCTGGAGTTTCACCCTTCTTTGCATTATGTAGGCAGCGAGCTGCCTTGTGAGTGGATGATTGATCTAGACCCGTCACGTGAAGTCGAGCCCCGGATCATGGAAGCAACTGCAATCGTAGGGACGGTCTTAACCTCTCTTGGTTTATCTTCTGTGCCCAAAACCTCCGGCGCTACAGGGGTGCAGATCATAGTCCCTATCGAGATCGGTGTTACTTTTGACGGATTGCGAAAAATCGGACACTTTGTCGGTCGTTATGTCACCGAGAAGCACCCCAATTTATTCACCTTAGAGCGTCTGAAGAAAAATCGCGGAGATAAAATATATTTTGACTACCTCCAGCATTACAGTGGCAAAACATTAGCTGCACCTTATACACCACGCGCTAGGCCGCTCGCTACTGTATCCACACCATTGCTCTGGGAGGAGGTTCGGCAGAACGTATCCCCTACTGATTTTCATTTGCTCAATATTGAGGAACGCTTGCAACGTATGGGGGATCTTCTGGAAAAAGTGCCGCCGCAGCCTGTCCAACAGCTCATCGCTAAACTTCCATAG
- a CDS encoding RNA polymerase sigma factor: MDGIEHTVVRVQAGEVESYALIVEAFQKPIYRYCSRLLGSRTEAEDAVQDILVKAYQHIGTYRPIASFSSWLYKIAYHHCLSLIRKRQRHLRLMALFQPDPPAESPEQLMDRYIFNEHLTFALAKLKTEERNLLVLRIFEEQSFPEIAEILDKNTDAVKKKYRRTIAKLGKTMNAQKGGTEWWGNEAVLKRK, encoded by the coding sequence TTGGACGGGATAGAACACACCGTCGTTCGGGTACAGGCAGGCGAGGTAGAGTCCTATGCCCTTATCGTCGAAGCTTTTCAAAAACCGATTTACCGCTATTGCAGCCGGCTGCTTGGGAGCCGCACGGAAGCGGAGGATGCGGTGCAGGATATTCTGGTGAAGGCATATCAGCATATAGGCACGTATCGTCCCATCGCGAGCTTTTCTTCCTGGTTATATAAAATTGCCTATCATCATTGCCTCAGTCTGATCCGCAAACGTCAAAGACATTTGAGACTTATGGCGCTTTTTCAACCAGATCCGCCTGCAGAAAGCCCGGAACAGTTGATGGACCGTTACATATTTAACGAACATCTGACTTTTGCTCTCGCGAAGCTGAAGACAGAGGAGCGAAACTTGTTAGTGCTGCGAATCTTTGAGGAACAGAGCTTCCCGGAAATTGCGGAGATCCTCGATAAGAATACGGATGCTGTGAAGAAGAAATACAGGCGAACGATTGCGAAGCTTGGCAAAACGATGAATGCTCAGAAAGGGGGGACGGAATGGTGGGGCAACGAAGCTGTGTTGAAGAGAAAATGA